A stretch of Lactuca sativa cultivar Salinas chromosome 6, Lsat_Salinas_v11, whole genome shotgun sequence DNA encodes these proteins:
- the LOC111901127 gene encoding short-chain dehydrogenase TIC 32, chloroplastic-like has translation MTWLIGFKGPSGFSAKHTAEDVTEGVDCKGLTAIVTGPTSGIGLESARVLALRGVHVIMAARNVESATKCKENIIKGCASATIDVMQLDVSSLESVRKFAKEYISMGLPLNILICNAGVMTPPFGLSKDGIESQFATNYVGHFLLTNLLLDTMKNTAQKCGNEGRIVIVSSKLHSMSYKEGIVFDKLNDEKSYSSLSAYGQSKLANILHAKELARRLKEEGANITVNALHPGVIATNLSHHSTFSACFYGVFGIFQKNIPQGASTTCYVALNPKVKGVSGEYFAGNNVDKPSSQACDAELARKLWECGMELTGSK, from the exons ATGACTTGGCTAATCGGATTCAAAGGACCATCAGGATTCTCAGCTAAACACACAGCTGAAGATGTAACCGAAGGAGTTGATTGCAAGGGCTTAACTGCCATTGTTACAG GACCAACAAGTGGTATTGGTCTAGAAAGTGCTCGTGTGCTAGCTTTGAGGGGCGTACATGTAATTATGGCAGCAAGGAATGTGGAATCCGCTACAAAATGCAAGGAAAACATTATAAAAGGTTGCGCTAGTGCTACCATAGATGTTATGCAACTTGATGTTAGTTCACTAGAATCCGTAAGAAAATTTGCAAAGGAGTACATTTCCATGGGTCTACCCCTCAACATCCTCAT TTGTAATGCAGGGGTGATGACTCCTCCATTTGGCCTTTCTAAAGATGGAATCGAGAGTCAGTTTGCAACAAACTATGTTG GGCATTTTCTTTTGACAAATTTGTTGTTGGATACGATGAAAAATACTGCACAAAAATGCGGAAATGAAGGAAGGATAGTCATCGTTTCATCAAAACTTCATAGTATGAGTTACAAAGAGGGAATTGTGTTTGACAAGCTAAATGATGAAAAAAG CTATAGTAGTCTATCTGCTTATGGGCAATCAAAACTTGCTAACATTTTGCATGCTAAAGAGCTAGCTAGACGCCTCAAG GAAGAAGGGGCAAACATAACTGTGAATGCATTGCATCCTGGAGTTATTGCAACCAATCTTTCACATCACTCAACCTTTTCAG CTTGCTTTTATGGagtcttcggtatctttcaaaagAATATCCCACAG GGAGCTTCAACAACATGTTATGTGGCATTGAACCCAAAGGTGAAAGGGGTGAGTGGCGAGTATTTTGCAGGCAATAATGTGGATAAACCCAGCAGTCAGGCTTGCGATGCTGAGCTGGCCAGGAAGCTATGGGAATGTGGTATGGAGTTGACCGGTTCAAAGTGA